tgaggattgtttttatcattatctaatgatctaatcctgtattggattgatatctataGACAAtctctatcgcatagcaaatgtcaggtctagtaaataacattgcatacataaggctataaacagtcgatgcatagggaatttgtctcattgcctcaacctcttgaggagttttaggacattattccttagataatacaattccatgactgaaaggtaataaactctttttggaattgtgcatcaaaTATCTAACAAGTATCttatcaatatacgatgcctgagataaggctaactttttgttctttcgatccttGATggtctggatccctagaacaaattgcacttctcccaaatatttcatttggaattaggtgaCCAGTCATTTCTTTACATCAATCAGAAAACCTATAttatttccaatgagtaggatatcatccacataaagcacgaggaaagctactgagttgttgatgattttcttgtaaacacaagactcatcaacattatgattaaagtcataagatttgatcgtagtatcaaatattatattccaaCATCGAGATGtttatttcagtccataaatgaaccgattaagcttccaaaccttttgctctttaTCTTAATCAATGAATTcttctggttgattcatgtagatggtaTGTTCAAGGTTGCCATTAAAAAAATCAGTCTttacgtccattttccatatttcatagtcataatatgtggctatggacaagagaattctaatagaatttaacatgacaataggtgagaaagtttcttcatagtccactccctgaacctaggtataaccctttgccacaagtctagctttaaaggtctgtacctttccatctacacctctttttctctagtagatccacttacaaactataggttttaccccatcaggttgatctacaagctcccagacataattgaagtacatagactccatttcttgattcatgtcTTTAATCCATtaatccttgtcaacatctttcattgcttgtttacaagacaatagatcctcaacaccatcatcagCTATGATGTCTTGGGCTTCTATTAAACTCATGTAGTGTATaaatgggttcataaccctttcACTACATTGAGGCAATCTCAACCCTTGAGATGGATGTgcatgactagatgaaccgccatcaacaactcttgttgatgtatcagccccttcaacaacccttgttaaAGTCTTAATAGATTCAttggaaatttcacttaaaataattttacttcgtggtttatggtCCCTCATGCGTGTTGGGGTTAacgccctaaatctcgtagggtcctatagtttgtaaacattattgaacaaactcattgtgtatttaataaaatatatgatattttattcaaattcattgtctataaaatatatgatattttagttgcattgacCACTgatgacataaaaatggatgcCTTTATCTTTATGCATATagacaatgatgaatatgaatgatacaagctcatgctaccataaacttgtaaggatATGACATGTAATGATGTCTATCTGATGCgctaatgaatgaatgaatacTCTAATTGCGCTTAAGCTCTTTTGCaataaagacattttttttatgcgatactacgtctaaatatatgcgttgttaatgatatgcttgtagtatgcgatggaatagtgcgtgtcacaagtttacttgcgctgaaaccaagtataattccattgcaagtttctcagaatgatccgaggtcgaacacagggattgttttcgttaatacGTTACTTaagtgatacatgcgaccggtttttaataatgaataaagaatgttgatttatacaaaaatgtaaattgcggtgaaagtaaaaatgcgttaataaaataaatcctaaactaatatgatacacgatacaagatacatgatacatgatacatgatactgaggtcgagaactgactgtgaagttgtacaaagattcgatgtatgtgatggcaagtctttatgaatgaagcaaaaagagagagtaaatagtaaaaacattgcaagtttgtcaattgcgttaaagatgcaactaaggtttcgCTTTCTCTTAGCGTAcatctctcggtgatcggccgcgtccccatatctctatggtgaaatagggatgaacatgaTGAACGTAAGGTTGTTTTCATATCTGGAAATACTTCtagctttagttaacgcattcttccaaccttctctcaatAGGTAGAatacatcttcacttctgctctcacatgtgaagatgccgtcaagcatgctttagctaaacttaattatttccttaacataaattaacccactcgcttaattcttgctatttacccaggggattaagaacacatcatggagaaaatggattatggatgtacggaaagggacagagagatgacaatgaaaattatcataacatttaattctaaaattaagcgttcgatacatgttgtgaatgagagattatAGAAGATGAATatagatgatgaaatagagattagaaacaaatacagaaagagtgtcaacatcttgacacagatcccgaacGAAGATTGTCCTTGCCGACGTgtggaagtggtggagaggaaagcttctttctcaggcttgctttcccagtagaattgaccttcgcacagagcttcagctacgggaattggaaggattctctgctcggagactcacctctcggccttgtctcgtggttctcccggatctactctggacagtcgcttcagaccaacCTTTCTCTCAGAATCAGTACATGCACGCCtttatgtattcatgtatatttttcagGGAATtcgaagaagctatttataggcgaaacttggctctttgaatgtgtggtccccactgtatggttatggtagttcctgaaatggcggaatgagaaattccttctgttacgccatcaatcccgtcagaaatgcacaactgaaagttgtacacttgtctgaatcttccgcaaatgcgttgctctttacatcttcgatcgatcgcagcatgtggtgttattttttattaccgcattaggttgaaattgcattgatcgctagagctcttgattgattgtcgcatgcaccgtcattgcattgatcatctcttcattcttgattgatgggcgcaatgcgacgtagatgcgttgttcacttTATCTTTGAtccatgaacgcatacggtgactgatttcctaccaaatagaaactgaaaacattttattctaccatcgcaatggtgttagtgggtgtattggtgacattttataattttcgcatttcttagtcaatttttatactatcgacgcaacttttctttatttttgccgcaatatccaaataaaacagTTAATAATtcgtatttctacaagttatcacacccccaaatttagatatatgtttgtcctcaagcatatcttccactaaggcaatattgttcaattcttatcctaactttgcgtcgattggttgctctgaatgctcGACCTATataacattacttaacaacgcaatttccttctatcccttaataattcataaacataccctattttattcttttagacAATAaatctctactaaaaaattcctttcttattttgaaaagaatgtttacctcttcttgcaaaaacaacttggtGCGTTTATATGCAGTGGTCTAGTTTGCAtgattttattagagactgttgatcatggttacacccttcattttggcttgttcccacgggtgtcatgcgaacatccaactacggttgtgtgccaatctcaacttcaactcttgattttcagctaagtttaaCTTTAGCTGGTCAAAGGAGTTGTCccttatattcttatttttcttctcaaagaatcaagaaatagcttctatacatagaaataatgaatgaaataaaataaaagaatgatcgCAACAAAATTTTGTAGATTTATTGAGGAGGAGGTTCAGGAGGAGGATTTTGTGGAGGAAcatgaggagcttcttcaaagtgCAGTTGTTGCTATAAATGTGGAGGCACTATGGGACCATGTAGATAGGCTGTCAaaaattgaagtactcatggttgcgctctgcCACTTGTCTTTGGTTCAGGTGGGTTGTGTAGATATTGCGTTGAATGTTGATCAGCACTGTCTTGTCATCGCAACACTGCATTGCAACTCTGCTTGTCGCTCGTGTAACTTCGTCATTCGCTGGCAGAAAAAAGTCATGttgatgagagagagagaacgtATATCAGCAAGGTCAGCAGCTAAGGTGGCAATAGTGGGCTACGCCTATGATGTTTCACCATCATGTTTTGGGGTTGAAGTaagaagtgccttcacccatCATGTGGGTCGTTAACATGCGGTGGTGGAGGAGAAAATTGCGATGAAGATGAGGAGAGGAGGGAGCTGCTGGATATGCGTTGGTGAAGCAGGAGCGAGGAGGAGGTTAGTAAAATGTTCGAAGAGTGGAGAAAGGGGTTCTGTAGGAGGGCTTGGAGGTGAATGATCAAAGGTAAAGGGTCCCAAGGGTTCTTGATCTGCGATGATGGCTCTTGgaattttcctttcctttgtcaaccttGCGTTGTTTCTCTTGGGCTTTGGTTGCTGCGCGGCGCATTTAAATCGATGATGGGCCTTTTCAGTGGAAGCTCAGGCAAGGGGGTAATgctttgagaagcattctctCAAAATCTGTTGATGATGCCATGCCATGGACTTCTGGCATTGGTTCTTCCTCAATACCTACACCAATGAGAGGCATAAGCTTGAAACTGTCCAAGGAAGAAAATATTGGCCTTTTTTTACGCCCCATAAAACCTCGAATCTGCCTTGCGATCAATTGGCCCCACATCTATTGGAAATGTCGTGTGCTATAACATtatgcggccatgactctaTCGCTCAAACTGTTTTGTCATGAGAAGTCGGATGAGTCATCATTTCACCAAATACATACCCAAAGCCGCGCCTCCAGAAGAGTTTATTGGATGCAAGGGTTCTGATGCTCTTTATAGATACGGCCATGTACATGCCTGGTTGCGTTAAATATCTTCAGTGCATTTTCCATTTGTTCTTCTaatgggatcatcaatgattttattaccCGGCGCCTCCAAGATGTCCTTCATCTAATGTAACTCATTGATGTCCTTGCACTGAAAGGCACTACCCTCATCTTTCATGATCACCGCATCTTTGATGCCATGAAGTTGTCCATTATAGAAAGCTCGCACTAACCGTTGGGATTAcgatggatgggcactggcaaAGNNNNNNNNNNNNNNNNNNNNNNNNNNNNNNNNNNNNNNNNNNNNNNNNNNNNNNNNNNNNNNNNNNNNNNNNNNNNNNNNNNNNNNNNNNNNNNNNNNNNNNNNNNNNNNNNNNNNNNNNNNNNNNNNNNNNNNNNNNNNNNNNNNNNNNNNNNNNNNNNNNNNNNNNNNNNNNNNNNNNNNNNNNNNNNNNNNNNNNNNNNNNNNNNNNNNNNNNNNNNNNNNNNNNNNNNNNNNNNNNNNNNNNNNNNNNNNNNNNNNNNNNNNNNNNNNNNNNNNNNNNNNNNNNNNNNNNNNNNNNNNNNNNNNNNNNNNNNNNNNNNNNNNNNNNNNNNNNNNNNNNNNNNNNNNNNNNNNNNNNNNNNNNNNNNNNNNNNNNNNNNNNNNNNNNNNNNNNNNNNNNNNNNNNNNNNNNNNNNNNNNNNNNNNNNNNNNNNNNNNNNNNNNNNNNNNNNNNNNNNNNNNNNNNNNNNNNNNNNNNNNNNNNNNNNNNNNNNNNNNNNNNNNNNNNNNNNNNNNNNNNNNNNNNNNNNNNNNNNNNNNNNNNNNNNNNNNNNNNNNNNNNNNNNNNNNNNNNNNNNNNNNNNNNNNNNNNNNNNNNNNNNNNNNNNNNNNNNNNNNNNNNNNNNNNNNNNNNNNNNNNNNNNNNNNNNNNNNNNNNNNNNNNNNNNNNNNNNNNAAATGTTTCCCATCCATGCTCTagcacaacacttgtaattaaGTCTAGTAGTGGTGTTGGCGCAGGAAAGAATTCCATTTCTATCACCATGTcatcattctctttcttctttgatgGGCGTCCTTTGACCAACGCAGACTCACTGCTTTCCGCTTTTTCTTTGCCCTTTTCTTTTGCCAACATAAGGCAGGATCTTTGTTTTTGTCTCTTTTCCCGTTCCTTGCACTGTTTTTCCTTCTCCCACTCcacaatttctttatttttcttctctcgAATGCGCTGACCATTTGCTCTATGCCTCTTCTccctctcttccttcttcttcttttcttcctcttcttcttctctcatttcccTTTCAAATTTCTCTAAGGCCAGCAATATGCGCTGTTCTTCCTCGAGCCTTATTCTCTCTTCTTATGTCGAGATTGCATTGTTGCAGCGCACTTCTTCATCgtgtaattttcttcttaaatcgCCTTTTGTTATGATTTGTTGTGCTCGCAACATcttctcttgtttttcttcctcctttcttcttctcctttccttctcttctaTTGCACTTTGCAAAATTGATGGGTCGATTGTTGACCCTTGCGGTGCATTCTCCTTGTGATGCCGCATAAGAGGGGTGATGTCTGGATCCTCTCCATTGTCAGTCGTAACCATTCTTATTTGCGTCGATTCCTCTTCAGGTTGTGCTGATTCTCTTTGTTGCATTGACACCCCCTCATCCACCTTTGCGGTGGTTGATTCTCCGTCGATTCCTAGGCTCTCAAccctctttctcttttctttcttcttctttaggaGCTTCCCTTCTCACCTGCGTTCCCTCTTCTCACTCGATTTTTtgtctttcttctccttccttGGTTGggcttcttcatctccttctgcCCTCTTCTCctcgttcttcttcttcttcttctcctcagtCATTTCAATTTGCTTCTCCGCCACCACTTCCTCCAAAGCAACTCTAGTGGATCCCTCACAGGATTCTGTGTGaacagtttccttaggatctGAAACTGCCAGAGCGCTCCTTCTTGAAGCTTCCTCCATCtctttcttcaaaggtaatggtTGATTAACAACCCTAGCTTCGGGCAGCCCTCCTTCCTTTTCCATATTACTTAGTATGCTCCCAAACACTTCTCtgttgtctcttctcttctttttgctTTCAGATGACAGTGTTGGGAGTGCGGCACTCTCTGTGCTCTGCCCCTCTCTGATTTGGATTGGTCTGGCTGCTAAAGGCTTTCGCCAAGGTTTTCCGACGATTCGTGGGATGGGTTTTGGCTGGGCAGCGAGGCGACGGCTTGCTGCGAGTAATGTCACCTCTCCTGCAGTGATTTGGGCTGATGAGAGTGATGAAGGTAAAGAGGATGAATGGGAAGATTGATCGGCCATGGCTGTACTGAGTGAACGAGTTGGGAAAGTCTTTAGGGTTTAGGAAGAAAGCCTGAAGGTCTGGGTATGCAAGTTGTGTTTAGGGTTTTCGTTTGCAAAAAGATTCAAATAGACTCTCTAAGACGAAGGAGGAgagaatttataggttgggccttgatgggcccaacgcaaATTCTGCGTGGCAGGCCTCGAGGTACTAAAAAAGCCTGCCGTCGTGCTTctcacatttatgaattagCAGAGAAGTACGTCCTTTCATTTCCTTGGAAGCCTAAACGATTGGACTACTctatttgcaaaaagaatttgtcttttttgttttattcgGATGGGCGCAAGGTTAAGATTAACGCAATGCCTCCATCAtcacaaatgcatatttgcagaggaTGGGTAACAACGCATGTATCCGCGCAATATACCCCTCAACTCAACACATTTCTAGAGGACGGGCACACGGTATTTCTACTGGTGCAAtactacctcgacatagtgcatttttgctaaggacgggcgaAAAAATACATAcgagcacaacacacccctcagggCAATGCACTTGTGAAAAATGAacacaaagtgtatcttgttagcacaagatgcacccatcctcgcaatgcataccagatgttgattgttattatttttattttttttgcatCAACGCAAGTCGCTAGGACTTTAcggtattcattttcttttaaacaatcATTCACAGAGAATTTAAAACCACGCAATTAATGCAGAAAGTATGGGAATTGAAATAACGCACAAAAATTAacgtaattaaattaaatgaagagtaaattcataaagcaataaaagctagtttaagaaagcaataaataacGTAATGCATAAAGctagaaagcaattaaacatagattttagagatgctgattgaaagaaatttctcacatgattaccgcaatccacacctctgcaggCGGTCAAACTTGCCTGTgcaatgtcatcaaggacattgttcaccTCCTTGCCTCATCCCACGGTGTGTACGGGAAGAGATACAATCTAATTCCTTCGAGAGTCATACCAAGTATGGAGAATGCGTTGCACATTTCTACGAAGCTGGTCAAATGAGCATACGGGTCTTCTTCTCGTAGACCTCCGACTCGTCTCGCATTTtagatcatttgaagcatgaccgGCCATATCTCAAACCTTTCATTCTCTGCAATCGTAGGTCTTGAAATTTCGGTGCTTAATTTGGTTCTAATGTGTTCCTGCGCGAAAATACACTtaatctctgggtcagcttagaatttctggatcaattccagtactcataaaccatcaGCCTGTTTTTCACGTTAAACAgacagtacaaagagatttgtCCTGCAACATATCACAAAAGTATTCAACGCTAACTGTTACCAATCACCGACAACGACgtcataaacttgatgacataaaaaCGGATGCCTTTATCTTTATGCATATagacaatgatgaatatgaatgatataAGCTCATgctgccataaacttgtaaggatACGACATGTAATGTTGTCTATCTGATGcgctgatgaatgaatgaatgctCTAATTGCGCTTAAGCTCTtttgcgataaagacattttttatgcgatactacgtctaaatatatgcgttgttaatgatatgctcatAGTATGCAATggagtagtgcgtgtcacaagtttccttgcgctgaaactaagtataattccaatgcaagtttctcagaatgatccaaggtcgaacacaaggattgttttcattaatgCGTTACTTAAGTGAttcatgcgaccggtttttaataatgaataaagaatgttgcTTTATACAAAAATGTAAATTgcggtgaaagtaaaaatgcgttaataaaataaatcctacAATAATATGATacacgatacaagatacatgatacatggtactgaggtcgagaactgactgtgaagttgtacaaagaatcgatgtaCTCTGGACAGTTGCTTCAGACCAACCTCTCTCTCAGAATcggtatatgcacgtctctatgtattcatgtatattttttaGGGAATtcgaagaagctatttataagcgaagcttggctctttgaatgtgtggtccccactgtatgaTTATGGTAGTTCCCGAAATGGCGGAATGaaaaattccttctgttacgcaatcaacccattagaaatgcacaactgaaagttgtacacttATCAGAATCTTCCgtaaatgcgttgctctttacatcttcgatcgatcgccgcatgcggtgttattttttattatcgcatgcggttgaaattgcgttgatcgttaGAGCTCTTGATctattgtcgcatgcgccgtcatttcgttgatcatctcttcgttcttgattgatgggcgcaatgcgacgtagatgcgttgttcactttatctttgagccatgaacgcatgcggtgactgatttcctacaaaacagaaactgaaaacattctattctaccatcgtaatggtgttagtgggtgtattgacgacattttataattttcacatttcttagtcaatttctatactatcgacacaacttttctttctttttgccgcaatatctaaataaaacagtataaataacttgtatttctacaagttatcaaccacaaaccaataaactaacatccaatattatctttgtaacttaaacatgtatgtagagacaaatgggtggatcatgtttaagtgatgacctaaatgatctatagtacatggataaggctgggtatcttatcctggcgACACTACGattatggcccgctttgtaagtgttacaattattgtaaagtgctacaaatgatcttatcctGATCATTAATGCATAGACATGtaagcagggatattctatacaaatgagtttgtataagactggaccacaaaatgtttagtctcattatataacgtcgttcataataaagacttacatttcaccaggatgaccgtAGGTtatatgacctgaatcttgagtgagttgtgaactcttgcctatgaaggcagtcctttgatttgtatgggtgagagtggttagatttccaactcaacaagcctaccattttggggcttcgtctgattggggagctggaaacacagctacacaagatggtattcactccttctccgaggtaggggtaagtagataaatttctcccttaagggctgattccggatcttgaacaatatgatgctacaccctctcttggcccgagagggatttagtcatagttagactatgatttattgttcattaaagggatcagtggtacttcaagagttagatataactacaagggtaaaacggtaatttggcctagctgtacttacatgcaatttgtgaagggtcatcgtactgttgattggttatatccaatggacatagaaatatatctgtagtacgaagagtgcagctgtcggtagtggagtgctcgacagttaaggAATggtgaattatttaattaaagagtttaattaattattcatgtatcgttagagcttcaagctacaggtccatgaggtccccttggtatctcaataagattaattgagaattaatttttggattaatttgactTGTTCAAATCAGTAAAAGGATTTAATTATGTATGGTATAATTAAGTTGATTTAATTATaagtgatataattattatattgtatttgatatattatagcttaatgagaggacaaaaatatttgaataagattcaaatatagtttctatgaattggattcatagttgttaaatttaatttaaatatgttttatattaaatgtcatataagagagaaagaaaatatagtttatattatatgtgatacaatattaaaactataggttatatgttatatttgatataacatatatatatatatatatatatatatataatatgatatgataagttagttatcatatttatatttatatctatattaattattatttaaaataataaggagggagttacaactccccttccccttctttttctctccacccacgtgagtgggtggtggttatatctgaaatgtagaaaaaaagaaaaggtttcttcttctttctaagaTTGATCGATTGAGATAGTGAAAAAAGATAGAAGAGTTTTGTGTGTGTGAATTGAATTTTGTTGGTGAACAgtttcaatttcttcttcctctcaacaAAATTCCCTCAACCAAAATAGCTAGAGCCGCTTCCAATTTTCACCTCAggccctgattaatccgagattctgcctcttctacaaattctccacttttttcttctcctcttgcaatctttctccGGTAAGataaccttgaaaactagattctcccagcttttaAATGGCACCACTTTCACTAAATTTAACATTTGTTGCTATTTTGAACATATCAGAATTTAGCACAACTTTTGTAaataacggccttagtacatacaagttactttctatTGAACCAAAGCTTagctccattccattcttaaaaataaatactttacttTCAAAGAAGGATTGGGAATACTTTTGTTTAATCagacaagaaacaaaaattaagttcctcttgatattgTGAACTTCATATACGTTATCCAATAACATATattgtttcttatccaaaaataacttaagcctacCTACGGCAACAGCTAAAAtgacctcaccagtaccgactctaagTCATCACTTCAGCTACCAATTGCCTCTGGGAAGTAAATCCCTGATAGGAAGAACATACGTGATTAGTAActcctgaatcaactatccaagcagaatcatcattctctactaagcatgtCTCTAAGGCAAACAATTCATACTTATTTTTTcagagttttttctttttggaaaagTAGTGGGATCAGCTCCATAACCcatatcataaactccaagtttcatctcaaaGGACAATCTTCGTTTATTAACTTCACTAGATTCAGCAACATTtcctttctctatttttcttttgacattcaatatgaaCTAGAGTTTATCTTGGGGGCTGACATT
This DNA window, taken from Benincasa hispida cultivar B227 chromosome 6, ASM972705v1, whole genome shotgun sequence, encodes the following:
- the LOC120079231 gene encoding nucleolar protein 58-like; translation: MADQSSHSSSLPSSLSSAQITAGEVTLLAASRRLAAQPKPIPRIVGKPWRKPLAARPIQIREGQSTESAALPTLSSESKKKRRDNREVFGSILSNMEKEGGLPEARVVNQPLPLKKEMEEASRRSALAVSDPKETVHTESCEGSTRVALEEVVAEKQIEMTEEKKKKKNEEKRAEGDEEAQPRKEKKDKKSSEKRERR